The DNA segment GTGGGCGTGCTCTGCGCTGGTTGGCCATCAGTGGGCGTGCTCTGCGCTGGGTTGTCCACCAGTGGGCGTGCTCTGCGCTGGTTGGCCACCAGTGGGCGTGCTCTGCGCTGGTTGGCCACCAGTGGGCGTGCTCTGGGCTGGTTGTCCACCAGTGGGCGTGCTCTGGGCTGGTTGGCCACCAGTGGGCGTGCTCTGGGCTGGTTGGCCACCAGTGGGCGTGCTCTGGGCTGGTTGGCCACCAGTGGGCGTGCTCTGGGCTGGTTGGCCACCAGTGGGCGTGCTCTGGGCTGGTTGGCCACCAGTGGGCGTGCTCTGGGCTGGTTGGCCACAGTGGGCGTGCTCTGGGCTGGTTGGCCACGGTGGGCGTGCTCTGCGCTGGTTGTCCACCAGTGGGCGTGCTCTGGGCTGGTTGGCCACCAGCGGGCGTGCTCTGGGCTGGTTGGCCACCAGTGGGCGTGCTCTGGGCTGGTTGGCCACCAGCGGGCGTGCTCTGCGCTGGTTGGCCACCAGCGGGCGTGCTCTGCGCTGGTTGGCCACCAGTGGGCGTGCTCTGGGCTGGTTGGCCACCAGTGGGCGTGCTCTGCGCTGGGTTGTCCATCAGTGGGCGTGCTCTGCGCTGGGTTGGCCATCAGTGGGCGTGCTCTGGGCTGGTTGGCCACCAGTGGGCGTGCTCTGCGCTGGTTGTCCACCAGTGGGCGTGCTCTGCGCTGGGTTGGTCACCAGTGGGCGTGCTCTGGGCTGGTTGGCCACCAGTGGGCGTGCTCTGCGCTGGGTTGTCCACCAGTGGGCGTGCTCTGGGCTGGTTGGCCACCAGTGGGCGTGCTCTGCGCTGGTTGGCCACCAGTGGGCGTGCTCTGCGCTGGGTTGGCCACCAGTGGGCGTGCTCTGGGCTGGTTGTCCACCAGTGGGCGTGCTCTGGGCTGGTTGGCCACCAGTGGGCGTGCTCTGGGCTGGGTTGGCCACCAGTGGGCGTGCTCTGCGCTGGGTTGTCCACCAGAGGGCGTACTCTACGCTGGCTTGTCCACGGTGGGCGTGCTCTGCGCTGGGTTGTCCACCAGTGGGCGTGCTCTGCGCTGGTTGGCTATCAGTGGGCGTGCTCTGCGCTGGTTGGCCATCAGTGGGCGTGCTCTGCGCTGGGTTGTCCACCAGTGGGCGTGCTCTGCGCTGGTTGGCCACCAGTGGGCGTGCTCTGCGCTGGTTGGCCACCAGTGGGCGTGCTCTGGGCTGGTTGGCCACCAATGGGCGTGCTCTGCGCTGGGTTGTCCACCAATGGGCGTGCTCTGCGCTGGGTTGGCCACCAGTGGGCGTGCTCTGCGCTGGGTTGTCCACCATTGGGCGTGCTCTGCGCTGGGTTGGCCACCAATGGGCGTGCTCTGCGCTGGGTTGGCCACCAATGGGCGTGCTCTGCGCTGGGTTGGCCACCATTGGGCGTGCTCTGCGCTGGGTTGGCCACCAATGGGCGTGCTCTGCGCTGGGTTGTCCACCAATGGGCGTGCTCTGCGCTGGGTTGGCCACCAATGGGCGTGCTCTGCGCTGGATTTTCCCTACTCATAATGTTATAAAAGCCTCACACAAACAGCGTGTGACAAATGGCAAAAGATATTAAAAACAAAAACTTCAGACACGGTGGAATATTAAATTCTCGGGTAGATTCAAAACTCTAGACAATGGAAATgcagaaaatatattttcatatatttgtccaCCGGTGGGCGCCTGGGCTGACATCTGACATTTCAATAAGTTCCTCTTGCAATTCCTGATCAAAATGTTCACCAACGAAAATATATAATAGTACACCACACAGAAAACGCAGTCAGGTCACATTACAGAACGATAAAGCAACAGGTAAGATCAGGGAGTTATCATatcgaaagatctgggagttatcaTATCGAAAGATCAGGGAGTTATCATATCGAAAGATCAGGGAGTTATGTCGAAAGATCAGGGAGTTATCATATCGAAAGATCATGGAGTTATGTCGAAAGATCAGGGAGTTATCATATCGAAAGATCAGGGAGTTATGTCGAAAGATCAGGGAGTTATCATATCGAAAGATCAGGGAGTTATGTCGAAAGATCAGGGAGTTATgtcgaaagatctgggagttatcaTATCGAAAGATCAGGGAGTTATGTCGAAAGATCAGGGAGTTATGTCGAAAGATCAGGGAGTTATCATATCGAAAGATCAGGGAGTTATGTCGAAAGATCAGGGAGTTATCATATCGAAAGATCAGGGAGTTATGTCGAAAGATCAGGGAGTTATCATATCGAAAGATCAGGGAGTTATGTCGAAAGATCAGGGAGTTATgtcgaaagatctgggagttatcaTATCGACAAATCTGGGAGTTATCATATCGAAAGATCAGGGAGTTATCATATCGAAAGATCAGGGAGTTATCATATCCGAAGATCTGGGAGTTATCATATcaaaagatctgggagttatcaTATCGAAAGATCAGGGAGTTATGTCGAAAGATCAGGGAGTTATCATATCGAAATATCAGGGAGTTATCATATCGGAAGATCTGGGAGTTATCATatcgaaagatctgggagttatcaTATCGGAAGATCTGGGAGTTATCATATCGGAAGATCAGGGAGTTATCATATCGAAAGATTAGGGAGTTATCATATCGAAAGATCTGGGAGTGTTCATATCGAAAGATCAGGGAGTTATCATATCGAAAGATCAGGGAGTTATCATATCGAAAGATCAGGGAGATATCATATCGAAAGATCAGGGAGATATCATATCGAAAGATCAGGGAGTTATCATATCGAAAGATCTTCCATTTAAAGAGCACAAAGCAACTGCCCAAACCACAAGATTAGATAACAAGAATCTTTCAAGCAAGATATCCCCTGGCTGTCAGTCATCCATCAGGCAGGAAGCAGcaacgtctaacagcctggtacaccagaccaccaaccagaggccagattcacgaagcagttacgcaagcacttacgaacgtgtacatctttccccaatcgttgacggctttggttacatttattaaacaacagtttacaagcatgaaaacttgccaatcaactgttgttattgttatcaacagcctcctggtgcttcggagctcattaactgtttaataattgtaaacaaagccgccaaagattgagaaaagatgtacaggttcgtaagtgcttgcataactgcttcgtgaatctggccccaggaggcctggtcagagaccgggcgacGGGGAAGTTGATCCTCGGAACACAGCTCAAATTTAGTTCTAAGGAGACTTTCCACGAGTCCACAGGTTTAGAACACTTAGTCTATCTCCTATCCTTTACCCAAACGAAGGTGTTCCACAAGCTACACTTGTGTTGGGGAGCCGGCGGCTgaacggacagaacactggacgcctgatcctgtggtcccgggttcaatcccgggcgccggcgagaaacaatgggcagagtttctttcaccctatgccccctgttacttagcagtaaataggtacctgggtgttagtcagctgtcacgggctgcttcctgggggtggaggcctggtcgaggaccgggccgcgaggacactaaagccccgaaatcctctcaagataacctcaagataacagccgTGGGGGAtcccccacagccacccaccactacctgcaGGGTCGTCTGTGAATACCGGGCTCCACCTACTACATCCAATACTTAGATAACCCGGAGAAAGCTCTCCTTAGTCTGCTCTGGAGAACTTGGAGGTTATCTCCACAGGGGTTGAGTGTGTACACTGCTGCCCTGCTCATGTATATATTTGAATGGGTGCACGGTGAAAGAATAGGTGCCCCGATCACCACTGTAGCCAACCTCACTGTTTGGCAGTGATTTCCAAGTTCAGTCTCTTAAAATTGTGTTAATCTTTTCCTCTAAACTGTCTTCAAGTGTTCTCTCCTTAAGATCAAAGCTTCTAAATCCAATTATTTTTCTTCAAGTGTCCTCTGCCTAAGATCAAAATCTCTAAATCCAATTATTTTTCATTCTTTAGCAATAACAATATAATTGCCTCGACGGATGCTAATACATTAGCATCAAAATTAAATATAACTCCAAACTGGAAGGTTGGAAGTCATTGTATTAAACACCCGACAATCGGTAAGGCGGGGCTCAGGAGTTACagttcgaccctgcaagcacagttGAGTACACAACGAAACATTAGCACAGATTAAACTAATCTAGTCAGTGGTTCAGCCGTTGAAAGGCAGTTCCAGAGATCTTGGACACGTAACACCGGTCGTATGCAAATTTATACCGCAGCCTAATCTCTCTATATAAATTTCAATTTGCAAATCCACAGATACAATCAAACGTGAACACACCCGAGTCTCTTAACGCTTGGCTTCGTCTCCTGATTATTGGCAATTATTATTCACTAGTTCCTTCCTTTCTCTGTAATTCTTCCTTCGTCACTACTTCTCTCtttttccctccctctctataGGACTTCCTTCCCTGCATCGTTTCGTTCATCTTTATATTTTTCTTCGTTCCTCACTCCCTCCCACTCCATATTTCGTTCTTATTCCCctttttctacccctcctctctctctgtctccctctctctttccctctctctattttttttcttacccTTCCCACAAGTcattgcaaaagtcgactcaacgCTAGGTAAACATTAAACAAAACCTAGCATTATTTTTCCCCTTCAAATACCTTCCCGATTTCCTTGGCGCTGTTTAATTTTTTTGAatgcatcactgtgtgtgtgtgtgtgtgtgtgtgtgtgtgtgtgtgtgtgtgtgtgtgtgtgtgtgtgtgtgtgtgtgtgtgtgtgtgtgtgtgtgtgtgtgtgtgtgtgtttaagcaCAGTGTTGGCTGGGTGACGCAGCAACACGCTTGACACCATTAATGAAGTGTTCTCGCCAGGAAACACGCCATCGAACTCCAGTTCTCGGAGCAGCGCTCAAGATTTGCAAACTCCAGCGATTCTTTTTATACCGAAGGAGGAGGAACTAATTTCGACATTCGATCAGGTGAACAAAAAATAGAAATTTGATTTATGAGCTCAGTCTCCAGGAAGATAAAGATACGAAATAAAACAGGGATGTGTGTAGACTGAATCTGTGTATACTGCATATGTGTATACTGCATATGTGTATACTGCATATGTGTATACTgcatgtgtgtccttgtgtggctGAGCTTCGGATCTTTGGAAGATGAGAAACAggtcccatcacccaccacaatcgacttgagaatggtccaggacggaccgaaacgtcgtcgtcccttcaccttctagtgtgtggtctagtcaacaggtCCCATCAAGATGTGTGTAGGttgttgagcctattgtgctctaaacTGTAAATCTAGTCCGACTACACTACTCATTTGAGTAATGCTTCCagcttctgttttccagcgacctGAGGTACAATCTACACagtctttccttgtaactcatgcctcttagcccTGGtagtagtctagtggcatacctctgaaccttcacCAACTCCGCCTTATGCTTAACAATGAGTGTATTCCATGCTGGaggcgcatactccaggattggtctcacatatgtggtatataatgttctgaaagattccttacacaagtttctaaaggccgttcttatgttagccaacctggcatatgctgctgctgttatcctcttgatatgagtttcaggggacaggtctggcgtgatatcaacccccaggtctctctctctctctctctgactcttgaagtatttcgtctcccaaatgataccttgtatctggtctcttgcttcctacccctatcttcattacattacatttgcttgggttaaactctaacagccatttgttcgaccattcctgcagcttgtccaggtcttcttgaagcctcaagctgtactctgtcttaatccttctcataattttggcgtcgtcagcaaacattgagaggaatgagtctgtaccctctgggagatcatttacgtatatcagaaacaggataggtccaaacatagagccctgtgggactccactggtgacttcacgccattcggaggtctcacccctgtgtgtgtgtgtgtgtgtgtgtatgtgtgtgtgtgtgtgtgtgtgtgtgtgtgtgtgtgtgtgtgtgtgtgtgtgtgtgtgtctaagtaAACTCGCAAGTGAATGGGACTTGTAACCTTGCTTGAGTACACATGAGTCTTGCGCATGAAGTATGCGAACGTCCACCAAGTACGCCCGCATATGCACGTACATTATTAATCTATGTACGTAACTGGAGATGACTATGAACGCACATGAGGTGTGAATGTGCACATGTGTGGCTTACAAAAACCcaagttttatatttttatatgctTAGGCTCGGTGGGTTGCTTGGGGTTTGTTCGTttctggataggttaggttaggttatgttaggttaggataggttaggacggTGGAGTTTGTACACTGCAGCAAATCGAGCGAACGCGTAGATCCGGCAGCCAGCCACAGGCTACATTAAGCCTGTGAAGAAAGCCACAGGCTACATTAAGCCTGTGTAGAAAGCCACAGGCTACATTAAGCCTGTGTAGAAAGGCACAGGCTACATTAAACCCGTGTAGAAAGGCACAGGCTACATTAAGCCTGTGTAGAAAGCCACAGGCTACATTAAGCCCGTAGAGCAAGCCACAGGCTACATTAAGCCCGTAGAGCAAGCCACAGGCTACATTAAGCCCGTGGAGAAAGCCACAGGCTACATTAAGCCTGTGAAGAAAGCCACAGGCTACATTAAGCCCGTAGAGCAAGCCACAGGCTACATTAAGCCCGTAGAGCAAGCCACAGGCTACATTAAGCCCGTGGAGCAAGCCACAGGCTACATTAAGCCCGTGGAGCAAGCCACAGGCTACATTAAGCCCGTGGAGCAAGCCACAGGCTACATTTCACAAACGGAGTGCCTGTCTAGCCATTAGTGTAAGCCGCGTCCATGAAGATCACAGCTTAATTGAGTGCAGGTACTCTGAAGTAtagagccacacacacagtacacacctggCTTATACACTGCATATATACGGTGTATACCTGAAGCAGGGCTCTACTTTCCAGTTTTCCAGGCAAGAACTCCACCGTGACTATGTCAGGTATGGAGCGCCGTGCGTTCAAGCACGCACGAACGACGCGTGTTCAAACACGCACGAACGACGCGTGTTCAAACACGCACGAACGACGCGTGTTCAAACACGCACGATCGACGCGTGTTCAAACACGCACGAACGACGCGTGTTCAAACACGCACGAACACGAAACTAGTTTTTGTTCACCATCTGAAAACATTTAAGAGTCaggaccgcccccccccccgcctcctaaGACTACCTGATCGTCACCATCGgggaccaggtatcaaccaggtatcaaccaatcaggtatcaaccaatcaggtatcaaccaggtattaaccaatcaggtatcaaccaatcaggtatcaaccaggtatcaaccaatcaggtatcaaccaggccaaCGCAAGTCTTCACTCGGGGTCGTTCTCTCCACTTGCCCACTCCGttcaaaatgcaactgttttggcGAAACCAGAAGCGTAcaaacccaaacaacccacccaACTTATCGATGCCGAGGGGTCGAACCCGCCAATATCCCGGTGGTTAAATGTTAATTAATATCTTGGAATTTAACCGATTGCTCAATTCCGTAAAAATAGATGTGCAGAATTAGCCTTCAGGAATTGCGGAATCCATTCACGACAGCACTGAGAGGGGGcgacaccccccttcccccaccagtCCGGATAAACGACTTGTTCTCTCACCTAATACGTCCTATTTTTAAACaaaatcgaccaatccgttaaaaattgGACGTATTAGAACAATTAAAGCACTCTATTGTTAACGTTCTCGATGCGTCGACGTTGATATATTAGGTGGAATACTTGGCTATGTACGTTTTTAGCtcaggcaaaacagttgcatttttgtaCGGAGTGGGGAATTGAGAAAAGGGCGACACATTGGACCTTTTATAGCAGCCCTTTCTCTTGGAGGGAGCGTAGGAGAGGGCTGACCCAGCCAGCCTTGTCAGAGGTAAAGGCTGCGACCGGTCCCTTGTCTCCGCCAACTGGCAATGGCCCCCGGACAATTAGAGCAAAATGGTCGCAGACGATTATCCACAGCCCGCCAGCCTTTGTTTCCTTGCCTCGTCCTGCAAAAAAAAGACCCTCGACTCAAGTTCTATTTGAAGTTATCCCTATGGTATTAGACGTCGATATTattagagggagccggtcggccgagcggacagcacgctggacttgtgatccagtggttccgggttcgatcccgggcgccggcgagaaacaatgggcagagtttctttcaccctatgcccctgttacctagcagtaaaataggtacctgggagttagtcagctgtcacgggctgcttcctgggggtggaggcctggtcgaggaccgggccgcgggtacactaaagccccgaaaacatctcaagataatctcaagatggtTCACAAGAGGCGAGGACCACTACCTGCCGGTTGAAATAGTAGACGCGGAACTCTATCTTATGGCACTACTCACACCGCCTTAAGATCTCGGAATATATTGTTTGAACATCGATTCATCGGCAAACGAGAGGGTACCATCACTGTGCCCTGGCTGGCGACCCGTGTGCCTATGTGtcccttcaacccgttctcgcccttgcttacagtcaatattggcttatttaataagtgcatatgtgacatactaattttttgtgaatattttagtttactttgaaaagcttcatagaaaacaccgacctcacctaaccttcttagtatgttaagataagcatcttattgcttcttaattacaattattacttaacctataccgttgataggttaagtaataattgtaaatatgaagcaataagatgcttatcttaacaaacTAAGAGGGTTAGGTGAGGtccgtgttttctatgaagcttttcaaggcaaactaaaatattcacaatcaattactaTGTcaaatatgcacttattaaataagccaatattgactataagcaagtgcgagaacgggttggtcccTGAGGGCGAGTTCTTTCGATTTGCTCCTTCGCAGTAAATACAACTGATTTGCCTAACCAGAAATATGTGAAGCGAACCAACTCCCATAATTTATCGAGGCCGACGTATTAAAAACGTCAACATGGCGCTGCATTCATTTGTACTAATAACTCGTAATTTTAACAGATTGGCCAATTTCGTAATTTTAACGGATTGACCAATTTCGTAATTTTAACGGATTGACCAATTTCGTGCAAAAAATGCGAGGTGTTGGGTGAGAGTTGTGGTGGAGTGAAGACAGGGTGAGaggaacccgtcctcttaaaaataacgtcacttttgacgacgtaatttgaaatgaaatcgactcacaaaagtgacgtactgtcccgttttctgtttgagtcgtccggcttactcggcaaggttagaagaggcaactttccattaacgtttttcataccgttttgaaactttatgaaaatttcctgcccacctaacctatcagaggacccttaacttactgttgttgaaaaaacaaTCCCAAATTTAATGCCATTTTCttctcattttcaaattacgtccatattcggccatacgggcaaacagccaaaagcgacgttctttttaagaggacaggttgggcgcCCGTCGCTCTCACAGCCCACAAACAGAGACGCAGAGGGGCCTCAAACTTGACTTTCACCACTTTCTTTGCCAACCATTTTCTCTTGACAATCTCTCTTCGTCCGAGACTTCTTAATTAATTATTTCTCCTCCTCCCTTGTTTGTTGTCTCCTTAAAGAACCGAGCTCTCTAAGTTTGTTCTCTAGGAGACTTTCTCACGAGTTTGTCTCTCCataatcaactttttttttccaccattCTCTCTCCTTAAGCATCTAGCCTTCACACTGTACAATCCATTAACCTTTTTCAAACCTCCCACGTAAACCTCCCACCTTCTCCCAGGTCCCTGGGAGATGGACCCAGAAGGGTCCTGGGAGAACGTCTGGGAGAAGGATCCTCCGCCACCCTGCAGGAGGTCGTGCAAGTCAATTGAAATTCCTCAAGCCTTTTTCTATTGAATTTCCCGTCTCTACCGGGTTCCCGGAACACCTCCACTCCTTCAGAGATGTGAAAGCTCTGACGCATTCACCTTAACTACAGATAATATTCTTACCCAATTCACAGTACAATGGTAAGACAGAATCATTTAATACTCTCTATAGCATCAATTCACACGCATGGAAGGTCAGTGGCCACATTGAGGTCTGTCCGGGGCCAGGACCCATCGAGCATTTACGCATCCATTTACGAAACCTATGCATCTTTTCCTCCATCTTGGCCACATGAAGATTGAAAGCTCGTAAACTGCTTAATATAATCAAAGCCACAATGAGGAATGATGTCCTCGTTACTATGACCTATTGCCACTTATTCTCTCCATCAGTCGTGTAATGGCTTCGCACTTTTCCCTTCAACCTCTTAAATTTGTGTAACATTCACTTAATCCATCTACAGATAATTTCCAAACTAATTCGTGGTGGAAATTTACAATTTAATTGTAAATTCACAGTTGTAATTTACAATTAAATCCTATTTAATTACACCGCCAAACATTCGGCTGGAGAATCTACAAATGTTTTTCGAAATCATTGATTCACTGATTgaagaaaatgtgtgtgtgtgtattaatggTGTGTGaagtcggggagccggtcggccgagcggacagcacgctggacttgtgatcatgtggtcccgggttcgatccctggcgccggtgagaaacaatgggcagagtttctttcaccttatgcccctgttacctagcagtaaaataggtacctgggtgtaagtcagctatcacgggctgcttcctggggttggaggcctggtcgaggaccgggccgcggggacactaaaaagccccgaaatcatcatcaatcatcaaatcatctcaagaagggtTAACTTCAGCTGGACTATGCAAACAAATAACAATTTCACAACGAAACACATTGCTAAATGGCGGCAAAATGGTCTACCTGTTTATTCACTCTTAATCACCGAATCAcctcctgtggttgattgttcaataaacccttgaactatatgtttaacacatctctaaccctgtccatggaggacagaacaaaatgcatatatgctggttagcattgttaatgtgtggtagaaaataataataataaaaaaaaatcactcaTTATAGTTCCCTGAATGAGCTGCAGATATTCACAAAATTATTAGTAGCATGGAGAAAAACGCTGCTCCCATAATTATTGCACAACAATGTCGAACTAATCAACACTTTTGCATAACACCattacaaaaaataattacaTAATAAATCATTTAGCAAACTATTCGACAATCCGACAATTTGAAGTCGTCTGGTCTAACCATCATATATGATCCACAACCAGTCCACCTAACCCATCGGGCCCAATGCTAATTGGTCTGAAGATGAGTACAACAAATTTAGGTACATTAATTCGACTAGACCACCTCAATTTTGACAATTGTATCAATAACGTCTCAATTGGGATGACAAGAGTGCTTcttgttgttattttagattcagctactcagaacaaaagttccaagtagcacgggctatggtgagcccgtaaaaaatTAACCAGCTCCTCTCCTAATCTCTTCTCTTGTACCCATTTCCCCCTTAAACCGAGAGGGAAAACTTATATTTATGTAAAATTGTAAGTCAATCAATGTGCTGACTCATTGCTTACAGTACACATCCGCGTCGACAATTCTTATaatcccttcaccccctcccaaGCCCCTTTACACCTTTTGAACCCTTAAACTGCCCACTCCCATATAGGGCGACCATAACATTACGAACAACAGAACGTTTATAActtaataactattgtataaaacttgtgtggatcccatcccatgttggagttggaaaacatgactttgtagatcgattggccaatgaggcttgcaggaaagaaaacactgattatgactttggacgatctaatgcaattattagaaacatacgaattaaagaaattaattcagatttagaagaactaagaaatgcccagagacctgaaagctgcagtattaaaagttatgacaagttttgtaataataggtatttgtatggtcagcacagtaaccggacctggcaatgtgatgtagcgaattaccttggctatagacacatctggtaggttagtgaggctgagccactaccagaatattcagattgtaaactctgtgataaacctttaatacaTTCACTAGAACGTTAtagtgttgaatgtgaaaccgtaaaagactttagacctcctggcctcttgtaccaccaactgtgtaactatttcattgactcaggtgttctggacgacatcctaacaattcacccaaaatttgcttgtccattttaaagaatgaagaacaattttatttatattacttctaagctgcatcacttatgaacccatccctgcccttgtgtggcagtgcacaatagaaagttgttttcacatatccatacattaaaacattgattgtaaccatgatatacatgtgcttcagcctacagtttagacctattgtcttgtgta comes from the Procambarus clarkii isolate CNS0578487 chromosome 25, FALCON_Pclarkii_2.0, whole genome shotgun sequence genome and includes:
- the LOC138368366 gene encoding P-selectin glycoprotein ligand 1-like produces the protein MVANPAQSTPIGGQPSAEHAHWWPTQRRARPMVDNPAQSTPTGGQPSAEHAHWWTTQRRARPLVANQPRARPLVANQRRARPLVANQRRARPLVDNPAQSTPTDGQPAQSTPTDSQPAQSTPTGGQPSAEHAHRGQASVEYALWWTTQRRARPLVANPAQSTPTGGQPAQSTPTGGQPAQSTPTGGQPSAEHAHWWPTSAEHAHWWPTSPEHAHWWTTQRRARPLVANQPRARPLVTNPAQSTPTGGQPAQSTPTGGQPAQSTPTDGQPSAEHAH